One Gossypium arboreum isolate Shixiya-1 chromosome 13, ASM2569848v2, whole genome shotgun sequence genomic window, gctgAAGTTtaggcttttcggcttttgccgatttccaGCAAAGAatggcgtgaatacacacctgtttatgagaacgcgccgaagTCCATGATCGTCAACTTTGTCAtatcctgcattgagtcttacTCACTTCCCCTCTCACCAattcatctggttcgctctatttaaagccatcttctcaccaatgctcatgttagcttcctgatgtgggattactttcaaccattaggaaaattccttatttttctttttttatgactacttcaaccacagagttccagtctaactccacctcctacacagctcaaacaacaaaataaatactccattgcgcatctcaggacttgaacctcaaacctcacagttacacaactcGCCActttgccactccaccacaggctctttctgtgtcacaaaatatcctcaattaattataaagtctaTAAGCCAAAgttcaggttcctttaaaagaaaaaccaaaataaattgcaagagccaaggcttgaagccaggctcccttgcaaccttaatggcACCACacatgctgtaacaccccgtacccgagaccgtcgccggagtcggacacgaggggttaacgggcttaatccacttccttgcacagttcattttaaaaatttccagacagccgacTAACtgtgtcactatcaccttaaaaatcatatcttgagttccactacttgaaaatcagtttcgtgatttttccctgaaactagactcatatatgcatccacaaatatttttctagaatttttggttgggccaattagtacagtttattagttaaagtcccccatgttacagggatcaactacactgacctttgcgcattacgacttggatatctccctgtacaaggcttaaatactgataccgtttgtttctacagaaactagactcaaaaaggaatctgtacatatatggcatgacttctaattatctctggtcaatttataatgaatttccaaagttggaacagggactccagaagccgttctggccctgtctcacgaaaacttaaatatttcttaacatactgtgcatatgatcatttcgttactttcctatgaacatagactcgtcaaggttcgtttaaataatttatttactatttaattccattcctaatatttttattgatttttcacatccatgtcactgcagctgtcagcatctgtctttaaggtaggctttacctatttcatagtttccatgaatcaactagccctttaacataaatagcacaaaatatgatcatgattaaccatcccaatggctaatcgtttccaaacatttccatacctcttaatgaacaacatacaatgattataataccatgcccaaagtatacttaagccattttcgcatggctatccaaatttacacaaaaccgaaaggtacatgacctacaacaaaagggtagtcctatacatgccatttcaaagtccaaccaaaaatataccgaaaggagctttgatagtgtgggcgacttcgacttcaaaatcccgagtccgatagctgaagaaccaaaatctataaaacagagaatcaaagaaacggagtaagcatttaatgcttagtaagtttgagtcatgaatttagacacaaccaaagtatagcattcatgtagctaaacagataatttcatatgcacaaattctcaatatcgacttacttcacattaccaacccttatattcatacacaaagatcaacttagccaaaggcctagagctcatttatcaactgagtgaatacttatttgtaagggctcaactaattcaaagcacatacaaaacatacctcattgttgggatttcacaagcatattaactgaaatttttacagcaagataattcatttccgaatcacgcACCTtccgagtttaaccggatatagctactgctcaaatgccttcggacatagcccgcttatagtaactcgcacaaatgccttcggacttaacccggatttagtaactcgcacaaatgccttcggatcttagtccggatttagtaactcgcacgaatgccttcggatcttagtccggatatagtcacttagcacaaagccttctggatcgagcccgacatcattcaataaccatgcacatttatcaataaatcatgacacattcagatttcattttcattagcaaaactcaaacacaaggcacttatcacacttgcaatttcgctcaatagccacacattaaagagcatgattttgatttgcttaaaacatgatctaatcaaatcataatctaagttccattactcaaaacttacctcggatgttgtcgaacggcttcaacggctattcgatcactttttcctttaccttatccaactttggtcctctaagctcttgagctaattcaaacaaatttaacttattaaagtctcattttgctagcttatggcgaatatgacaaggagtttgataggtcatatggccaccttttagctcaaatacacaatgatcatacgcattttaatcacatcaagcaatttaatacaattcattcgaacatcaaaagagaagctcaaggtacttagcccatatatacattagacattagagtcacatatgtacgaaatcactaatcgaattcaacatactagctaatatttcccttagccaattttctaagtcaagctaaagccatcaataggctacctatggcgaacatacccatcaactcatgtacccattcatgtggccgaacatacacatctatgctaaggccgattgcaacacttaatacattttacaagtatggtcacttgtattgactaaacaccatttgtttcaattcaaaacttggctaatacacatatatacactattaaagcatcctctcctttacattaattcaacacatgcattacccataatatacaaaattatattcgccttagcatacaacttgctagccgattcttctccatctagcaactaatgcacatacgagctcatttgttagactctacttcatctaacaacaaccttatttctcttctatttcctaccatggtcgaatgcatcacaacaccatatcatttcgattttggtcatggttaaacaaagaacttaatgtctcactcaaggatgctaaaaaggagattcaagagtcatcaatccaccatcacatgcatcattacaagcttcacttttagcatgcaattaacatcaacacaaatccaccttagccgaatatcatctccatgacatagtaaagatttgaaccatgggctagttagaactcaagctaacaaaaaaatacatgcatgaatcccatcgcaccacatcaaacttaccttcacctagctacaagcatagccgaatctcttcaacatttcctcccttctttcctttgaattttcggtcaagaagaatgaaaaaaaggatggacacatttttttttctttttctttcttctattcactaagaatggagggggcaaccacacacacattttttttcctttttccatttctttattacccatactcattattttattgttcctaacatacatcactacataacatgtttgtgacatgtttccactcatagcatggccggccattagctcaaatattgggcaatttgacatgcaaacccaccatttctacaacatgcattattaggccactttacatttgcctagcacatttctaaattttctcacataagtccttttgactaaattcgcatgcaatttactaaattgaagcctaaaactttcacacattcataatcacatattttagacaataaatatcatgttcaaataacTTGGTGAGTCGGTTTAGAGGTCCCGAATCCGCTTCTCGACTAGGGCCACTTTAGGCTGTCACACATGCTTCAttgtgtcatttacttaacacaataatttaaaagaccATCATCCAAgaatccagggttttattcacttaaaactaaaatttttgctaaagcccaggtttgaacccaagatttcttagACACTtcacagaacacttaaccactgaagcagatacatagtcgtgccatttccttgcacaattaactaCTTCTATACAACCCCCCTacagacccatactcaaggcccaatacttctaggcccaaattcagggcattacaactctactccctttaagaaatttcggcctcgaaatttacctgttCAAAATAAGTGAGGGTATTGTTGCCGCATCgcctcctcaggctcccacgtggcttcctctaaACCATGATTATGCCAAAGAACTTTAACCACGGGAACAGATTTCTTTCTTAATACCTTAACATCATGATCCAATATCTGTACCGGTTCCTCTTCGATAGTCAAATCAGGTCCAACCTTGATTTCTTGAACTGATACAATGTACAAGGGATTAGAACGGTACCACctcagcattgaaacatgaaacacgtcatgaatcctatccaactctggaggcAACTCAAGTTGATATGCGACCGGTCCCACCCACCTAATTATTcggtaaggtccaataaacctagggctaagCTTGCCTTTCTACCCaaacctcaaaattttcttccatggtgagaccttgagaaagaCATAATCCCCTACAGAGTACTCAATCTCTTTATgcttcaagtctgcataagacttctgcctatcagatgcttaCTTTAAACTGTCTCACATCAGTTTTACCTTATCTTCTGTGTCAGAAATTAATTCTGGCCCCAGAACTCGACACTCACATAGCTCAGTCCAACAggtaggagtacgacacctacgaccatacaatgccttgaacagtgccattcgaatactggactggtagctgttgttataagcaaactctgccaacggcaaATAATCCTCTCAGCTGCCTCTGAAATCAATTACACAACCtcttaacatgtcttccagtatctgaatcaccctctctgattgCCCATCCGTCTGAGGgtggaatgcagtactgaaatctagccttgtacccaaagcctcgtgtaactttttccaaaaccgagatgtgaatctaggatctctgtCAGATATAATAGAAACCGATACACCACATCCAACTTGGCCAATTTCTGTAACGAATAATCCGTGTGGACCGGTATAAAATGGCCAGATTTAGTCAATCggtccacaatcacccatatagAATCCTTCTTAGCCGGCGTAAAGGGTAACCCGCTcgcaaaatccatggttaccctatcccacttccagagtggaatttTAACTGGTTGTAGTAagccagaaggtaattgatgctcagccttaacttccTGGCATGCCAGGCACTTACTCATATACTCAGTAACTTCGtgtttcaaccctggccaccagtatagcTCATGAAGATCTCGATATAACTTGTTTccactaggatgcatagcatatggGCTATTATGCGCCTCTtgtagtatagactgcctcagatcAGAATCTCTCGGTATACATACTCTTCCACGGAAGCATAATACTCCTTTCTCATTTAGCCCAAAATCTATGGTCTCACCATTCTCAACTTGTCAAAAATGAGAAGCTAGCAACTCATCTAGCAACTATTTCTCCTTAATTTGATCAATCCAAGTCGGTCTCAGTTGCAGTTCaactaacaagctaccatcatcgaaCAGGCTAAGACAAGCAAACATTGCTCTAAAATCAGATACAAACCTACGACTCAAGGCCACCACAAAGATTAGCTTTACTGTGTGATACTCAATTGAACAATCgtagtccttaagcaactctGTCCACCtttgttgcctcaaattcaactacttttgagtaagaaagatatttgaggcttttatgatctgtatAAATAATCGTCTTTTCAccgtataagtaatgtctccaaatctttagtgCCAACACCACCGCAGCTAATTCCAAGTCATTAGTGGGGTAATTTGTCTAGTGAGGCTTGAGCTGatgagacgcataagcaaccaccataccctcttgcattaacacacaacccaagcAAATGTGCGACGCATTACTATAAATAGTAAATTCCTTTCCAAACTCTAGCTGTATCAAAACAGGGGCCTTAGTTAAAACAtccttcagtttctcaaaactctcttacTGCTTATCAGTCTAATTAAACGGTACCCCTCTACGCAGTAACTTAGCCAGAGGTGTAGCAATCaatgaaaatccttcaacaaaacgtctataatacccagaCAGACCCAGAAAGCTTCAAATCTCAGATACCatcttcggtggtttccaatccactacagcttcaatttttcgaggatccacccTAATTCCCTTGCCGACACTACATGTCCTAAAAATGTCACTTTCCgcagccagaattcacacttgctattTTTCCCTCATAACTTGCAAAACAATACGAAGATGTGCATCATGCTCCTCCTCGGTTCTTGAATACACCAAGATGTTGTCTATAAACACAAATATGAACTGATCCAAATAAGACTAGAATACTCAgctcattagatccatgaaagccgctggtgcatttgtcaacccaaacggcatcaccaagaactcgtaatgaccataacgagttctAAATGAAGTCTTATACACGTCAGCCTCCTTAACCTTTAGCTGATGATACCCATACCgaagatctatcttagagaaaacCATAGCTCCTTGCAGCtaatcaaacagatcatctatcctcgataaagggtacttattcttgagaGTCAGCTTGTTcaattgacgataatcaatgcacatgcgcatggatccatcctaCTTCTTCACAAGTAACACCAGTGCTCTCCATGGAGACACACTCGGTTGAACGAATCCTCGATCCAATAGCTCTTGGATTtgagcctttagctccaccagctctttcggtgccatcctataaggggcAATGGACACCGAAGCTGTTCCAGGTAGGAGTTCAATACTGAATTCAACCTCACAATCTAAAGGCAATCCCGGAAGCTCTTCAAGAAATACATCTAAAAACTCTTTGACAGTTCTGACATCTCCCATAGAAGGACCTTTAGAATCAGAAATACTAATATATGCTAGGAACGCCTTGCAACCTTTGCGAACCAGCTTTTCGGCCCTTAACGCagaaatcacattagacaaataatctcttCACTCCCCTATCATCGTCACCTCCTCATCCTCCATAGACTTCAACACCAAacacttagcagcacaatccaatttCGCACGGTGTTtcactagccaatccatgcccaatataatatcaaattccctAAACAGTAGTTTCATCAAATCTGCTGAAAAGACCACCCCTCGGACTTCTAAGGGCACATCTCTGAACAACTTACTCACCCCAATCGGTTGTCCTAGTGGACTCAACACAATCATTTTACTAACTGTATTTTCAGACTGAATAGCCAACGTCTCAGACACAGTGCACACAACATACGAGTGTGtaaacctaatatcaattaaagcAGTGTATGGTAAATTATAAATcaggaacgtaccagttatgatgtCAAGGGCATCCCCATCCTCTTGCCAACGAGCAGAAAAGATCAGGGTTGGTTGTCTCACCTCAGTGTTTCCAGCATCTCTGTCTGGTGCTTTACGACCCCAACCAAACCtgtttccacctctggcctgtcctcggcctctcggtggctgctgaccACTTTCACAAACTGAACATGACCCTGTCTTACAGCTTGCATCTGAGTAAACCCCTGAGTACAGTTCTTAACCTGATGATCCATAGACCCACATCTAAAGTATGCCTCAGTTCGTTTCCAACACTCACCCTGGTGAGCTCTCCCACAGTTGGCACAAGGCTGTGGTCTTGCAACAATACCAGGAACCGCTCGGACTGGCCCATCAAACCTGGCCCTCTTTATAGGCCTTCCAAAAGAATCCAAGGGGCGAATAACCCTTTTATTTCTGCCCCTATCTTTCTCACGGTTCTAGCACTCAGAGCGCTTCACTTCCTCGATAATTTTTCCGCTTCCTCTGTGGGGCTATCAGCACACATAACTCATCCCAGAGGCTATCCTCAAACCTCACACAGTGTTCATATTCAGTAGTAACTATCCCGCGTGCATACCGACTCAACcgtagaaactctgcctcatactctgccacGATTCTATTCCCCTGAGTCAAATTCATAAATTCCTTCCTTCGGGTGTCTACATAACTTGCTCCTATATACTTCCCTGAAAAGGCTGCTTTGAAGAAATCCTAAGTCAAACAGTCAACTTGtgtaccttctctcacagtgagccaccactggtaggcttcaTCACACAGTAAAGACACTGCCCCTTTTAGTTTTTGCTCTGAAGTATAATCAAGGTCATCCATTACGTATTCGGTAGCCTCTAACCAATGTtttgccacattcggggctacacccgAAACACCCCTGAAGATTTTCGCTCCATTAGATCGGAGTCGCTCCAAAATTGACCTTCAGCCTACAGATCCAATACTTGCTCCAACAACCCTTTCAAGAACTCGTAGTATTGCTTGAGACAAAGCATCATCCCTAACTTCTCGGTCATGAGACCCTGACTCAGTTACTGGCGAGGCTTGTACCTCCCTAGCCGGTATATGGCCCAATACTGAAGACCTAGCTCTAACACTTCCTCAACCTCTACCGCGGCCTCGTGTACCCCTTTCTCGAGTACCTCTTGTGCTCATATAGATAGCAAATTGTCTGTTTTAATGTCTTATGAATCAGtttataatttcaataattattaacAATGTGTTATGAACATTAGCAattagagtttgttttcgcagaacagAATCTTCTACAGTTGTCAGTCATCTATAATCTCAGTCTACTCTAACTACAGAGTTTCAGTGTAATTCTACTGCCCATGGTAGTCTTGAGTAAAATATTTCAGTTCATAACAATAATCAGTGTCAAAAAAACATACtgatttggtgccggagactcaGTGTGCGACATTACCAACCAcaacatttaacattcaaatcCACAAAAACctattccacagtcgagttttgtaacttgaatctgataccactaaatgtaacaccctaaacccagcctagacgctaCAGCCAAATTTGCTGTGTTGTATCAAAGCGTCGTTCAAAAATTGAGTTGTCGATAaaagtttatttttaaaagtaaaactttTTATACGGGGTTAACAAATCATATTGTCACAAACATTTGCTCAAAATATTtgcctttgggatattaattcactTAAATCGCAGAAgctcttttgaaaactttgttgtttaaAGCTCGTATTCTTTAGAAAATCGTGAATagtttgaaaactcgagttttcctagactagcagtttaatataagaaatcaaaatcccattaaaagttaaaaacccccaaatggccttattacatagctaaaacccaaatatgaaagcttaaataaattgagttattaaCAACCAATCTACAAACGCATGGCCACCATTGAGTCCCTCGCGACTCCAAATcatctaaggctggggattacctgtacagttaaaagaaGGGTGaatttacaaaaactcagtgtgtaatcccctattgGTCAAAAGTAACAGTGCATACAGTAACGGTCTGGGCCAGAGCCCTATTCATTAACAGTACAGTCTCGGCCTAAGCCCTATGCAGTAACAGTGTAGGCCTATGTCCAAAATAGTATAATCACAATATAGGTAtacaacccaacccaatccatcctgctcaccacccgtaccaaccaactcaccatgtggagattaaatcgacccacccaaccactcaTTAATATCGCAGCATAGCTGCTAATAGTAACGCAACATAGCTGCTAATAGTAACGTAGCAAAGCTGCTAATAGTAACGCAGCAAAGCTACTAATAACGGTAAATTTGGCGTAGCCACTAATATCAAAatacgtggcaaagccaccagaacagtaattcctccaaatcagaatcccaaccctaatgcagtatgtcatgtcataatatttcatgtatgcaaggtttcatactcagatacggtcatgcatatatcatacactcatcaattaacctacctcTAAGCTATAACAATCATTTCCACCCATTAGGGGTAGAATAGTAATTTTCACccctcaagggtattttggttattttacctCCTAGTGTCTCGGTACAGATAATCGACCTCTCAGAAAGTCCACAGTCGCCTCGaatgacttaagtaacctaaacagacctaACGGTGTAAATGGACCTAAGACCTATTATTCAGCCgaagtgggcccacacactcgtgtgtccgatttagcccaaatttagctacggctatgtgacctacataacCCAATCCAAAATTTATCACTTATCGTGGATTTAATCTGTATGGGGCCCACGAGCCTGTTGGACCCTTCTAGCTCATTTGACCCAACAAAGCCCTTAACGGCCTATGCCATACACATGACATGACAAACGCAACTACTTCCCAGCTATCAGTTAGATTTATACAAGCGAGCCCacgaggcccattgggcccatttggCTCATCAAGGCCCAGTACACGAGAACGCTCATGGCGGTCTCTACAGTCTATCACTCATGGTTTGTGGGCTCGGTTTACCCCTCTAGCGgtcgcacgctcgtgaggcctcaaatgccaaagttttggctttttggctttttccgatttccaacaaagaagggcatgaatacacacttgtttatgagaacgcgctgaagtccacgatcaccaactttggcacatcctgcattgagtcttaatcacttctcccctcaccaactcatctggttcgctctatttaaagccagcttctccccaatgctcatgttagcttcccgatgtgggattactttcaaccattaggaaaattccttatttttctttttttatgaccacttcaaccacagagtaccagtccaactccacctcctacacggctcaaatagaaaaataaatgctccattgcgcatcccaggacttgaacctcagacctcacagttacacaacacgccaccttgccactccaccatagCTCTTTCTATGTCACAAagtatcctcaattaattataaggtctataggccaaagtctaggttcttTTAAAAGgaaaaccaaaattaaattgcaagagccaagacttgaacctaagctcccttgcaaccttaatgatgccacaactaCTAGATCACATGCTTTATTTTGTTatttacttaacacaataatttaaaaggctaTCATCCATGTatctagggttttattcacttaaaaccaaaatttttgctaaagcccaggtttgaacccaagctTTCTCAAACACTTCATAGAGCACTtagccactgaagcagatacacagttgtgtcatttCCTTACACAATTaactacttatatacaacctccctaCGGACCACTCAAGGCCAATACTTCttggcccaaattcagggtgttacaaaaatcaaGTCTTTAACATGCTTCatcatcacatacaaccaatattttcttatgataccactaaatgacAACTTATAAACATGTCAACCAaatatccaaacttacctattTAATCCATCTAACAAATCTACTAAACTTCACCACAAATTTAAATACATACAAACATATATTAGTCATACCAACATCACAAATATGCCTCATTCtcaaatcaatatatatatgttggTTTTATAAACAAAATATAATTCATAACATTTACACAAGACAAACTTTGATCCAATCCACACAAAAGCCTATACGTGCCATATAAACCATATTGAACATTTCAAAAACTACAGGAATAAGCTGGATAGTGAGACTTGAATGTTGATCAGATCGTCCAACCTTCCAAAAATCTAAAAGGACATTAAACAACTCaaataagcttaatgaagcttagtaaggtAAATAAAAATCTTACCGAACTAActataatcaaataataaaatcatTCTCAATAATTCCTTGTCAATCACATCTTCAATTGATAACTATATCCatttacaaattgatacaaaaataattaacataTCTTTCAAAATTCGATAAATAAATCACCTTACCAAGACTTTGTCAAATTGAAGAACGACTTATGAATAAAAGTACATTGTTAACAGAAGCTCACAAgagttggtgtaacaccccaaacccggcctagatgttataaCCGAATCCGGTGATGTCACAAGGTAGGGTTTTTTAAAAACAGGGTCGTTTCGTCAAATCATTCCAGTTTCAGCACTCATATTCA contains:
- the LOC128286823 gene encoding uncharacterized protein LOC128286823 gives rise to the protein MDDLDYTSEQKLKGAVSLLCDEAYQWWLTVREAFSGKYIGASYVDTRRKEFMNLTQGNRIVAEYEAEFLRLSRYARGIVTTEYEHCVRPIKRARFDGPVRAVPGIVARPQPCANCGRAHQGECWKRTEAYFRCGSMDHQVKNCTQGFTQMQAVRQGHVQFVKVVSSHREAEDRPEVETGLVGVVKHQTEMLETLRFTHSYVVCTVSETLAIQSENTVSKMIVLSPLGQPIGVSKLFRDVPLEVRGVVFSADLMKLLFREFDIILGMDWLVKHRAKLDCAAKCLVLKSMEDEELVRKGCKAFLAYISISDSKGPSMGDVRTVKEFLDVFLEELPGLPLDCEVEFSIELLPGTASVSIAPYRMAPKELVELKAQIQELLDRGFVQPSVSPWRALVLLVKK